In the genome of Paramormyrops kingsleyae isolate MSU_618 chromosome 5, PKINGS_0.4, whole genome shotgun sequence, the window TTCCATATCAATACCTAATTTCAGTGAGTAAATGGTCCGAATGAAAAGCATACTGTTTTTTACAGTGTTGGGTATCTATAGActtaaaataaaaggaaaactcTGTTAAAAGCCATCTTTCTTGTCACTGGTAATTTAGCAGAGGGCCAAGGTAAGGGCTGTAAGCTGTCTCCCATAACATGGGGAACTGCTGATAAAAAGCTACGAAAGAATTAATTCGGGTGGAATATGCATCCAAGTATACAATCTCCTGATTGGGATTCATAGCCTGAAAGATCTGAACGTCAGCTATTTTATTCTGAGCATTAAAAAGGCATAAAGTCATATAAAACAGATGGAGTTTTAAAAAGGTGGACTGTGTAAGCACGAGACATATCCAAATGAACAGCATGGAATTTTATGTTATGTTACAGATTTATTCAGCCTAAATCGAGTGGAAAATTAGTTCACAGCAATGTCccaatgtaaaattcaataacaacgCATTATCAACCATTAGAGTAACCATTAAAAGTACTTTTACGTACCACAAAATTTACAggtgtcatatatatatatatatactgtatatatatatgcatgaatATCTGTTGCTGCAGTTCCATAGGTATACCTATGATCTTCTGCTGTTGTTGACCTCATGTGTGATGTTTTTcagcaaaataaaatttatCTTAGAACACTTTCTGCTGTGTTCTGCTTCCCTATGAAGTATAATAATATTATGATGATTACACAGCAGTTGTATGTTTTAGTAAATATGTTACATGGTTATGCTTTCATGAGTAGGAGACAGGAAATAGAAGAAAAGAGAGTTGGTGTGTTGCATTGTTCACTGACAAAATGGCCTTGCATGGTTTCTTCGACAAAGAACTTCTGTATAAAGCGACCAGCATAGGcagattaaaataaatgttagtAATATTTGCCAAAAATTCTGCCTATGCAGGCTATAAGGGTTGTTATACCAATGATTACAGAGGGTCGTCATGGAGCTCCAGTTGATCATTCCATCATTGTTCACTTTAAACGAAATTGAAGGTTTTAGCTTTTCTTCTAGGTTATTTCCCAAGCTGAGGGAAATAAATGGGTGTAGGAATCTCTGTGATAAGACCCAAAGATGTCATCAACATTTACTGAATACAGACTGCCACAGAAGGGACCTGTGATGCCAGGGCTACATGTGGCTGTATCTGCTTCATAAACAAGATCTATACTCAGAAGTGCCGCTAGAAATCtcgggccccatgaaagcatttTGTGGGctcccaacccagaccaatccaattatgttctaAAATTtttcactcaggggcccttgaaaTCATCTTAACTTTCGTCCCCTTTACAGCACCCCAGTCAATGCCAACATCTACCCATAATCCAAATGCTTGTCTTGTTCACATACGGCCTAGAGCCCGTCCCAAACTGTATAAGGTACAAGATAGGCGTACGCCTTGTGTGGGACTTCAAGCAATTGATGGgtgcgcgtgcacacacacacacacacacacacacacacacaaacaagcacACACATTGCCAGCAGAATCGCAACAAAAATGAGCCTAAATGCCAATGTCTTTCGACTGTTGGTGAAAACCAGACTATGTGGAGAGTCTCCGAAAGTCAAACAGACGCGCACAGAAAGCAGGGTTACCAACCTCCCGCATCTGCCGTGACACTCACTGTTTCAGACTGTCCCGCAAGCagtcttacggcaaatctatattattccattatgaacctaAAATTAGCAACATCAGTTGGGGTAGTTCGCAAACCCTACAgaatatttacaaggtaataaaatattgaaaaacactgaaaattgaaaatgtcactccagccagctgactaaagttggcaaccctgggaAAGGAGCGTGTGTCTCTCGACGTGACGTCATTGTGTTTAactgtggttttaaaatgttgaaCATTTGAATGTGACCAGCATGCAAAATCCTGGTTTATTTCTTTGCGATACAGTGTACTGGGATTTCAAATATTGGGCTAGTTTCAGCTTCCATTGGGCAGATTTTAAGCAGATTTTTGCTGGACCTGACGACACATGAGGGGACGACCTACCCGATACTGCGTACACATGCATCCTCCACATGGAAATCAGGGGCTCAAACACCCAGCTCTGTAACTGCAAGGCAAAGGCATTGCCCACATAGCCGCCATTCCACCCAGTTCATGTGCTAATATTCCAACCAGGATTAGCGAAGGAATGCATTTTCAATGTGAAAATATAAAGAACTGCCATCATCTGTATAGTATAATTGTAAATATTAGACTAAATTTGTCAAAAGCAATCTAACGTTGAAGAGTGTCCACAGTGTAAACTCATAATCTGCCAACAAAGCCGCATACAAGACAATAAGTTAccacattaataaaaaataaattccacTGCATTTTATATTGCTATATCTACAGGGATCAATTTCATATTTCAGTTGGCTTCATcgatttgaaaaaaaaaaattacacagtCCAGCTGGCCACAGATCTCAGTATCGTTAATAGACGACCACAACTGATCTTACAAGTCACCGTGCTGGAAGAAGTCATGCTTACTAAAAGTGTTCTTGATGTTTCGCAGGGGTCTTGTGGTTGTGCATTGTTGCGGAATGCCTCTACATTGTTCTGCTGTCGACGGGAGGGATCCTCATGTCAATAGAAGTCTGCTACTACAGCAACGTCATCGATGGCCTCAAGCTCAATGCCTTCGCTGCAATATTTACTGTCCTGTCAGGTAACAGCCCACCTCTTCTTGATTTTATCAGAAATAAATTGCCGCTGAGAAACCTGTTATATTTCGATTAGGGCTGAGAatcgatttttaaaataataataattaattaattgcagtTTCCTGTGATTAAACATAGCTAACATTCAACATAAAGTCAAATATTTACACACTGAAAGTCTAACTTAATGTACAATTAACACAATGGGAGTATTTGGGTCATTCTCACAAGCTCATTACTATAACATAAATTTTCTGattttaaaaacagaagcctGACAACGACTGAAAGTGCACTTAATAACATGAAAGATCTTACGTTTTTCATTAAAAGTcttcaataaaataaagcaaatattgcaaattacgGTATTTTTCTCTTATGTATGCCTCTTTCCGGTAGCTTTTAAAAGCAGAACCAGGTGATGTCAGTCTATCTGTGAGACACTAACTGAATGCTTTGAATCCTGGGATTCTGCGCAATGTCATGACCTAAACTCTAGAGCTGTTTGCTCATACTATTCTCAAATCTGGATATCTAAGTACTGTACACCTTAATTTCatcaaaaaaaattatgcattatgactttAAAATGAACACTTAATGCAATACACTTCCTAGCCCTCAATAAGACAGTTTCATACAGTATACTTAAACACTATTGACTCATTTAATTCTTTCATTCAAAACTCCACTACTTCTTACTGAAATTCTGTTCATTTATGCTGAGGCAATTCACGCTAAGTGCAGTGTTCATGCGTGCGATGCTTTACCCTTGACAGAACCTTCATAACAATGTAagcataaaatattacaaaccTATTCAGCCTGACTATCCTGGCTGAGCGTTAAGCAACTTACTGTGTGCGACATTTGATGTACTTTTGTTTACAATGAAAAGactaaattataattaaaagaaAGTAAATTAAGTTTCTTGCTCATTTTGTAGTTCTGTAGTTctctaaccctaaacctaaccctaaacctaaccccaaccctaaacctaaccccaaCCCCCTAGCCTGCCCCAGTGACAATGACCACACATTGTCATTTTGTGCATTTGGTTAGGATGAAATGACCCCATTGTTCGTAAAACAAGGTTGTAGTACACCACATTTTTAAGGGAACGTGTTGCTCATTTTATTCTATTCGTTAGTGTTTTTGAATTTCAATTAATAGTGAAATATTCTCCAGGGTTGGCATTTAACACAAATTTCTCATAATAAATGTAGATTACACTTTATTCTAAAATATAAGCTGAATGATCTGAAAATATAGTGTCATATAGTGTTTTCTTACAATAGATTTAACTATTTTGCATGGCGATACACGGCACATCTGACATTAGTAGTATAGCTCTGCAAAGAAGGGAAATCATGTAGCTCTTTTGTTCCTTCTACACTTATTACTCTCTGCCAGaccaatatactgtatgtgttatATTATGTGCATGTTTTATTAGCCAATGGGAAATGACTTTGATAAGCTATAAATGAGACAGGAAACAATCTCCCCAAGGAATAAGACTATCCATGCTCTACTAGTTAAAAGTAATGTAAAAGTAATGATGTTAATATCCATACACTGCATTTTATCGTTCTCATTTATGATTAAAGAGACAGATGATGCTTTGGCAGGTCCCCAAAGGCTCTCTCTTAACCACACAGGGAGTAATAGAGAGCTGTGATATACTGTAATTAATTCTTCCACAGTTGTCCAGGCCTTTGTCCAACGGTGGCAGGGGAGAGTCACAAATATGGGTCTAGGACAATCCAAAGGAGGCACAGCACCAAAAGAAAACagaatgtgattaaaaaaatacctTAAATTTTTTCTGATGAATTTTATAGCCGCTGCATTTCCATTCAGCTGAACGCATTCTTAACTGATAATCAGTACATTTCAGCATATTGATTAGCATTTCCAGTCCTTGGTGTCTTTTGAACATTCTTTTTGCATAAATTCCATTCCACACATCGTGGTAGATTATGCTCGCGATTACAGACGTAATTTACTAGCAGGTACCATCGCACTAAGTCAGAGTATTAACAAATAGAGATATGCTATAGCAGGGAGACAAAACAGAGAACACTGGAAGTGGTGCACAAGGGAGAGAAATCAAGAACTGAGAGGAGCTGATTGGTATGCTCTGGCCTCATTCTGTGGGTTGCAGGGCTTATGAACTAATCGGATTTATTCAGGAATTGTTGTTTTTAGTACATGACAAAAGCTGGTGAGGAGACAGCCCTCACCCAGGTACTGCGGGGTAGTATATCCATACCCATGTTATTCAACGTCTCCTGGTACTACAGTCCATCTCTGAGCTTTTGCTTCAAAGAGCTTCACCACCCATTGTCACTAAAACATCACTGTCTTCTCATTTTTGTTAATTTGGATGGAAGATCTGAAAAAGACGcgcacatttttatttgttttagtgtaattttttttaaaaacatgtttatttctACCAACTTGAAGATTAGCTTTCATGAGTTAATGATAAATGTCTTTAGCATGCATTATGAACATAAACGATGCATAACTCCCAAACAATAAACACCTGTATATCTCTGAATCCTGCTGAGGGTTATAAGACCtcctgttttcattttgatatTTCAAACTGCACTGAACATTTATTTTATCATAACATTAAAGAAGAATCGGTATCTGTCTGGACAAATATTCAAGCATGGTTTTACATTCTGTATCTTTCttatgtttttgcttctttgtAAACAAACTTTGACGTAGTACACTATCAAGTGTTCTGAGAGTAGCTTTTTTGCAGCATAAATGAATCATccactacttttttttttaaataaatgaagtacagtaattaaatgttttatactGTACATCACATTAACACATGAAACAAAGATATTGAAATTCTGTTTCTTTGTAACTTCGTGTtgcttaaaaatgaaaagtgcATATGAGGAAGGGATGGTTTTGTAGTTGTTAGTGACCGTTTCAAGTTTAAGAACGGTACCTTAAACAGATGTGATCCAATACTGACACCTTGTGGCGAAAATGCGAGATGTACACTAAAGGTTAAATCTAATGAGGGAATATTGAGTGACAAAAGATCCTTGAAatgaattgtttttattattatttttgcataatttagaCATTTAAGTCTTCAGAATTTACTTCTGTGATTATATCTTTCCAACTGATTTTTCAGTGGCTCCAGGACAGGAAGAAAATTAACGTGATTAGAACGATAAAGACATTGATATTATAGGATGTAAGTTATTCACTGAGTGAAGCATGCGTCATAGAGCAAAGCAGGTTATTAGTTTATCCTTGCGTCTCAGGTCTCCTAGGAATGGTAGCGCACATGATGTTTACAACAGCCTTCCAGCTAACAGTCAGTCTCGGGCCTGAAGACTGGAAGCCACAGACTTGGGACTACAGCTGGTCTTACATGTAAGTTGCCATTTCTTCTACACCTTCTACACCTCATTATCGGACCTCGACAAAAAAAAGCCATGATTCTTCTCAGAAAAGCTTAGAATCTTTCCCATGATGTTTCCAAATATCTTGACATTGAGATTAAGATGCCATAATTACAACTCATTAAAGGCAAAACACCATGCAGTATTTAGGACACTGTGGACACCAAGTATTGTACCAGACTGATTGTGTTAGTTTTCAGTATAAATAAAGTGCAGTGACTATTTGCACCAGGGTAAAATTAGTCACACGGCATCTATTCGGCTATTTACACCCGGCCTCCTGACTCCCTGCCCCACTGGCTCCACAACAATAGGGACACTGTATTTCAGGCATGGTTGCATGTATCTTCAATGGCAGAAAGTGCCAAAGTGGGATGCAAATGTAAAAGGTAGAGTACATTCAACACGAAATGTACCCTTGTTCTAGCAACAGTTAGCTGGCTGAAGGCACCTGGTAATCTTGCTAACTAGCCTTAGCATTATGTGTAACACATGGGGGGAAATTTTAGCTTTTCGGGGGGGTGCGATAAAAAAGAAACTGTGCAGATTCAATAGCATTAGCAATGAAAATTTGTAAACCCCTTTCCTCTTTCTCATGACAAATGCTGACACCTGAGTGCAAATAGCATATGCCTGCTGTATTCACCCGGGTGCAAATAGCATTGTTGGCTGCTGACACCTCAGTGCAAATAGCATCTGCCTAAATAAAATGCAACTGTAATTGTGCaacaacaggaaaaaaatatttgaaatataaaacaggATTTTAAACAGCTTTGGTGTGCTGCAATAGGATTTATAAATCATTTGGAACCAGTATGTTGAAAAACATTCATTTCCTCtctgtgaaatatttaaaaatttccagctgACAAAAAGAAAGGTGAAATGGGAATCAgggtatttattattaaaattagtgTGATAATGGATATTTACAGCCATGTCTATAACCTGTGAACAATTTCCCTGACAGAGTAATTGTGAGTTGAGTTAGTATCAGTGTACATGACAAAAAGCTACTCCACCGCAGGCATGGCTGAACAAGACACGTATACCTTAAAATGTACGCGCTCCTCTTCACACTCTTCTTCATGAACTCTCCCTGTCTCAGTTTAGCATGGAGTTCCTTCACTGCCTGCATGGCCTCATCCGTGACAACAATCAATCGGTACACAAAGACTATCTTGGAGTTCAAGCACAAACGAAAGAACATTGAGAAGAACCTGAAGATCAAGCAGAAGCTGCTTGACTTGGATTCACCAGACCAGGTGTGGGACATGTATATCAGCTCGGTGCCCAGCACTGCAGAGGAGTTCCTCGACCTCTCCAGCAACACTCGCAAGCTATCTAATGCCTCCATCTTTCTAGATATAAATGATCTACCTGATCATCAGGTGGAAGAGTACTGCTGAACTGCTTTTTGAGGGGGTTAGACTTTTAGATGTGTCTAAAAGAATATTCAAATGATGATGTCTAATCTTGAACCCTTGTTTCATGCTGTGTGCAAATGTTGAATTTGACTTCAACTGAAACAACAGGCAAttacttattattttttatgtttttcttaccaatgtatgattatttatttattgtcttGCATTTTGCAACTGGAGACAAGTTGATGTTGAACTTTATGGATGTAGCTGTATGTGAGTATtgcttatatgagaaaatgccTTTTGTAAATGATAAAAGGCAATAAAAAATGTTGCTCTGAGAATAAAGCTGATAGATTATTGATGTTAGAAAAATTGCAAAGGAGTCGACAATAGATTGAAAAtgaagtgtttttttgttctaaaaaatattattttgtgttttatatgaGAGCTATAATGGTTTTTGTGACATCATGTATTTTTCTTCTTGAAAATACTTTATTCAAATTATGCATTAACATCTTTTATTTTCTGCTGTGAAAAAAAGTATAGTGTGTTAAGTGCCTTTGCTTTGAAATTTAAACATCGTTGCATGTTCATTATAGTGAAATTGAAAAATGaagttattaaatattttaaggcCTGGTATAAAAGGCAAATTTATGGATTTTTAATGACATTTCCATCTAATGTGGTTGCAAAGCTGtccttgacccccccccccccccccccccgaaacaaCAAAGGGCTGTGTATCGCATTTTTTTAACATTCATAGTCTCATGAACATTATCAGGATGATTCACGAAGAATACAAATATTAGTGTGATAAGCAATAAAGTTACATggacaaattaatttttaattttaatagacACTCTACAAAGACAGTGACTACAGAACGCTAACTATACTGTTAGCTTTTTTTATGCAAAGAACAAAATTTTACTAATAAGATGCAATGTATTTTCTTCCCATCCCTCACAGAACGTTAGACTTTAATATTGCCTGAAATATCAGAATGAAAAGGTGTTTAGTGTCATAGGTCACATTAGTAAAGCAAcacatatttattaaaagaagAACCCAAaaccacaaaaataaaaacttaattaCCCAAGTACTTACTTATCAAGCAATAGGGATGGAACAGCTGCAAAGCTTGCTGAGGAACAGCTTCATGAAGACAATTTCAGGCACAAAATGATTGACATGTTTCAGGAAAAATGTATTCTTGAGGAGCGTATTTATAAATCATGCCAGTTGTTACAGTGTTTCTTGCAATCCATGTTAGCTTAACTTCCACCTTCTGTCCGATTCAAATGATTCAATGGACTCTCCATTAAGTTTGCTACTTTTCACCCTCAGGTGGATCATTTTGTAGACATGTACAATGTGGAATTATAATCAGTGTAATACGGCAGGGTTACAGTAATTGGCCAACACTTAGTGCACAGTTATCTTCCAGCTTGTTTTATTAAGCTTCCAGTTACCAGTAACTAAATCCACCTACTGTatcaaaattattattttttttaatttcttttgctTAATTATAGTGTCATTTAGGAATAATGTTCTAAATATTGTTTCTAGAACAGCTCCTATTTTGAACCTTGTTTGTACTTTGTAATAATCGAAGTTAAGTAATTATGGGTGATAAAAGCTGTGttctttatttatacagttAAATTGTCTAATGGATTTTGTTATTTGTGTCAACAGACATTAAATATATTCTGTTGTGAGTATTTCTGCctcattttaaattacaaagctGACTAAATCTAAGCTATTAATTATCACAgcttttatatttgtataattaCATGAAGTGGATCACTACActtcttttgtttccttgttttttgtcattgttCATCAAGATGACAATTTTAAGGAATTTTAATGACAGGGATGGCATAGAGGTCTTTTAACTCTTTGCATATGAATCATCTAAACTTCATAAGTtttcattttacaaattaaGTAATTCGGGTCTCCTGAGCATTATGGTCTTCTGAGCATTACAGTCCCCCGATTAAAATTCTTCCTGTTCTGCCTAAAACTGAGATTGATAATGATTTTAAAGTCAGCACTTCAGTGGAAACAAGAATTATATGTGGAAAAGACCTTTATCTGAGGAACAGAATAGTTATATGAAGTAGTAAGGATAGAGTTAAGCACTGACACAAGGAAATAACCAACCCAAAATGGCCTTGTACTGCCTTAGGATTTATCCAATTTATGCGAGCACTGATCACCTGGGAGTAAGTGGGGTTCTGCAAATCCAATCCAGAAAAATATAAATGGATCATGTTTTGGAACGCAGGTGTGAAATCACGTGCTCCATTTAATACCGTAATACAACTTTTCCACCCGGAGGGGGCGCCAAAGTTTTGCAAGTCATTTTCTCATACTTCTTCATGAGTCATTGATTCCTCGGAGACAAAAGGTGCTCATCGCACAGCCGTTCATTCAGGAGCCTTGAAGGCACGTGTGGGAGGACTGGGAGGGGGGTCCTTCACAAAGAAGGAAATCCTCCAATACTCTGGTGGAAagaattttttttgtgtgtctctATATAAAGAATTATGTATACAGGTAACTAACTGCAAGTGAAGTTGCCCTGAATCAAGAACATAACTGTTTTGTCCATAAGAGGTCACCAGAACCTCTGTTTGCAAATCAGGATATTCATAAATTCTGTGTGACTATATCAGTGATAATACGACAGCGGTACATTGGAACATGAACTTAATTCGctccagaaggctggtcgagtTGTGATTTGGTCAAGGTCCAAGTCGAATTTATTCATAGgaaataatttaaatgaaatttaaatgcaagttttagcaggaacgGTCAGGTTCCCAGATTTCGGTCGAGGTGCAAATCGAAAATATATGCGACAGACCCGTTGGTCCAGTTAAGAGGTGCTCGAGTTGCAAGGTTCTACTATATACTTCAAAGCCTTTGAGTATGATTTAGCCAGTGGAACGCAGATTGTGCAGctttataaaacaaataataaaattaactaGTTAAATCCCTCAACTTACAAATCATCACATTAAAAAATTCCAGGTTCTTGTTTACATAATAGAGACGTCAAATATCTTTTTAATATATAGTAGCTAGGCGTTCTGATAGTTATAGCAATTTTTGTAACACTTTCTATGTATGTCAGGCATATTAGAATCTTCACACATTCATtcaaaatgcattcataaagcattatgagCATGgctaaatatttataaaaagaaataacacattatagccatggtTATTATTCATTATATGAATGATTAATGAAACTCTCATCCATAATGCATTACATAGATACCataataatgcagtacaaagcatccttaattcttataccaaccattgtAATGCACTATGAAGGAAtattcattgga includes:
- the gsg1l2b gene encoding germ cell-specific gene 1-like protein; its protein translation is MGIDRRQRASLALTLNFLALLFAVSALTTSYWCEGTRKVVKPFCKGPVALKQSFCIRFNSSNLNDSRLVQYIWETGEDKFLMRKFHTGIWFSCEQNVNMIGENCRSFLNIAPSHERGVLWLCIVAECLYIVLLSTGGILMSIEVCYYSNVIDGLKLNAFAAIFTVLSGLLGMVAHMMFTTAFQLTVSLGPEDWKPQTWDYSWSYILAWSSFTACMASSVTTINRYTKTILEFKHKRKNIEKNLKIKQKLLDLDSPDQVWDMYISSVPSTAEEFLDLSSNTRKLSNASIFLDINDLPDHQVEEYC